TGACTAAagcctctccctttttttctcactACCTGCCCTTCTTATGAGTCTCTCTACCAAAGGCAAGAAACAATGACTGGCTCCTTGTCATGgcaagctctgaataaatagcCTTTGCTTGTTCTCATTTGGTGGTCTTTGTTTTTTCCACACTTTGGACAACTcacttagctttatttttcttgttttttttttttttttttttttaagatttatttatttatttgaaagacagcatatgtgtgtgtgagtcggaggaggggcagagggagagggagctgactccctgctgagcgtggagtcccATGATCcccagccgaaatcaagagttggagacccaaccaactgagccacccaggcaccccctatttttcttatttttaaacagtatatCAGATGATCTCACAAGATGGTAAGTATTGATTTCTATTGAAcattaagatcttatttatttatttatttatttatttatttatttatttatttctgatagacacagagagagagagagagagagagaatgaggcagagacacggaaggagggagaagcaggctccacgccgggagcccgaagtgggactcgatcccgggaccccaggatcgcgccccaggccacaggcaggcgccaaaccgctgagccacccagggatccctaagatcccatttaaaagaaaaaacactttgaGGTGTGATTGACATACAGAATGCTGTAcgtatttaatgtatacaacttgatgagcTTCTGGATCCATGAAAACCATCACCACACTCAATACCATGAACACATGCATCGCCTCCAAAAGTTTCCAAAAGTTTGTCttctgttaagtttttttttgtgaCAAGAACACAACGTAAGATTTACCATCTTAGCAAATTTTTTAGTATACAGTACCGTATTGTTAACtagaggcaaaaaagaaagagaccctTTGAGTGTACTTCTCAGAGGACACATGAGAGAGGATGTTCCACGTGTACACACTTGTTATCTCTAATGGTATGAAAAACGAGTAAGAAGCTTATGCACTCACATGGCCCTcctctctttttaagaaaactcTAAGCCACACCCATAATAAGTAGAAAAAGATCCCGAGAAAgctaaaattaaagtttatctcaaacTTAATATGCTTTCTCATAAAGAAGCATATACATTTGAAttcactctaaaaaaaagaagatgctttGCAAAGCGTAATATGAATGACAAACTTACCTCAACCATAGGACTTGCCAGTTAGGGAGAGAAGCAGCTACGGGCATACAGCTATGGTCAAAGATCACCTCCCTCCACAACAGCCTTCTTAGACCTGGTGAGAGGTCTTCCATCCTTGGCCCTTCTCTGgctgtgcccctccccacaggATGATCTAAGGGGATGTGCCCAGCAAAGAACCTCTGTACCTCATTCTGGTCTTGCTTTCAATGTTGGGATCCCAGAATTCCCTGCCCAAATACCTTTTACCTGCTTATAACACTCTTTCCAAGGTCTGTCCCCTAAAAGTAGACCCCATAGCTGGTTGTTCACCCCTTGGCCAAAGGGAAAACCAGCGGATGGCTATGTACAGGGGATATGGGTGGAGCTTGGACACCAGGGTATCCGTAAATGTGTCTATGTGAGGCCCCTTGTGTAGAGGGACAGATCTCGTGGTGGGAAGTGGAGGCACCAAGCTGTGGCTACGGCAGGGGGCTGGAACCAGGTGGAGCCTTCCTTTAATATCACATTCTGGTGCAGAACTCTTAGCGTTCTGAGGTTTCTAAATTTGAACCTGGCATTTTCGCTTGTTATGAAGGTATATTTGTCAaggtaggaagaagaaaatatttaacattttgttagcttgatttttaatttccaaatatttagagaCTCTTTCTCCGGGCCTCACCAATATTAATGTCTCCCCATTCAGCAATTCAGTGGCCAGCTCGGATCCAGGGCTTCTTGGGCATGTGGATTGGTATGAATCTGGGGGCTGCGTCTAGAAAAAggaacttttatttctgtttctctttttccctctccctacttCCATGCGTCTTATCTCTCTGGGTAACCATTCTAACCTACTTAATgtatgttttatgttatttttttctttctaaatgtgtttttttcccctggtttgtgtgcatgtaattttatatacataagtaATGTGTTTTATATCTTGCACAGCCCTGGAGCTCTAGAGCTCTATCACCCATGGCTAATCCTCTGCTTCTAATTGCTGCCAAGTCTCTGCCACAGCCTGTCCTTTTAGGTACCCAGTCGTGGGTGTAAAGAGagatctcattgttttaatttgcactgCTCTGATTAGTAATTGGCTTAAGCATCTCTTCACATGCTTGGCAGCACTTCAGGAGGTAAAGTGTTTGTTGTATATACCTTGCCCATCTTTCTGTTGATGATTTGCTTCCTGTTGGCTTCTTCTTGTGTTTCTAATATATGCCAGTTAGATATCATCTTCCATTCTATTTCTATTAACTCTATCTCCCAGGTCCTTTGCTGAACAAATATCCTAATTTTTGATATATTGAAATTCACCAATTAATTTGGCTTTATGGTTTCTCACTTTCAGCTAAcaaatattttcctacatttttttttcctaactagTGGGCCTCTATAATGGTAGTGATCTTATCTCTGGAGAAATGTCAGGAAAAAATGGGTATGGCTCTTTCAATACCCATTCTACCTTCCTTCTGGTCaggttaaaaactaaaaactaattaGCCAAATGCCCTGGTAGCTGGAGCCCTGGGATGTGAATTAATTGCCACTGAAACGGTGGTGCAGGGGGTTCCGACACTTCATTGTGtctcagaatcacctgaaggTTTATTAAAGCACAGATTGTGACTAATTATGTAGGCCTGGAGCCTACAGAGGAcctaaaaatgtgtatttctgaCAAGTTTCCAGTTGATTCTCATCCTAGTTTCCACTAGTCATGAGAGTGAGAGGTAATTTTCatgggggaagcagggagagtggcaatAGGACCTCTAGATCATGTCTACTGTGGAGTCACTCTGAGGACCACCTCACCCCTTCTCCAGTCATTCAAAAATCTGTAAGCAACTAGTTTCCTGTATTAGATTCCTTTCTGCTTGAGAAAACTagagttatttctgtttttcataataaACCACTGCTTGATACAATAGCATACCAAACATAGCTATAAATGACAAGAGGATGTCCATAAATCCTTTGCCCTAGGTCAGGCTGCTGAACCTAACCCCTTTGTTCTTGATACCAATATAAGCAAGGGCAGCAGGGAGAAACTTTGTCCTGTGGCCACTGGATTTCTGATGGAGACTTATAGTAGGTCTATTAGTTATTTAAGCAGGACAAGAGATTTTGCAGTAATGTATAATTGAGGGTGACCCATCATCCTCCTTTGTCTGGGACTGAGAGATTTCCCAAGATGGAGGCCTTTCAGTGGCAAACTGGTGAAGTTGGTCACTCTAGTGTAGTCCTTCCTTAGTCCTCTTGAAGAAGTTGTCTATAGTGGGAAAGATGCTAGGGCAGGTGATAAAAGGGGGGACTTGAGAAATTATCTTTTGGAAGTATCTGAAACTGAAAAAGGAGCATTATGTCAAGCTTAACAGGCTGTTCCAAGGGAGTGTTGGCCCAAAGCTGAAGGGAAAATGTGTGAGAGCCAAAACTGCGGGCTCTGAGTTACCTGGACTTAGACCCCAGTGTTGTTTGTTtgccagctatgtgaccttagcAAGTTACTGAACCAAGTGTCCACATCTGTGAGATAAGGATAACAGTGGTACCTGTGTGTTGTGAGGTATAATTGAAATAATGcatacagggggatccctgggtggctcagtggtttagcgcccaccttcggcccagagcgtgatcctggaatcccgggattgagtcccacactgggctccctgcatggcctgcttctctctatgcctgtgtctctgcctctctctttgtgtctcttgtgtgtctctcatgaataaataaataaaatcttaaaaaaagaaataatgcacacAAAGCATTTAGGGGAGTTGCGTGGCTCAGAGTAAGCATCTCAAAACATATGACTGGCTCTTACTATTTTTACTGTTACTATGAAGTTATATAAATGGGGCATGTAGAGGTTCTGGGCAGGAGCAAGTAGAGAGGAATGAAGAAAGAGGAGATCTGGATGAGCAAGGAACTGTGTCTCACTTCTTGGTGATTTTCACACTCACCTTTCTTTGCCTTGTGTACTTCCGGGCACAAAAAAATAATTGGGTTGAGTAATATTTTCTGTAGGGAAGGTAATAAAACAATGGATGACTTTCAAACTCAATGCTGAAAGTTTAACATTTATGTTAAATTACAGTTAAGATAGTAAATGTTTACCAAAGGGTTCACACAGAGAAAATGgatctcaaatgaaagaaaacatgaacttGAAATCATTTGATTTCAAATAGAAATGAGAGtccagaaagggagggaaggaaaggggaacaAGGGAAGGATGCATTCATTCAACCATGAAGCCAAGCACCTATTTCCCATCACAGTTGGATAAGCATTCAGGGGGCTTCCCTCTGGTattaaaccaattttaaaatcAAGCAAGAATAACATTGACCTCAGAACATTTTTCTCCTCAGTGTTTTCTGCAAAGCAGCCTTTACCTCCTTATTCCTCAAGCTGTAGATCAGGGGGTTCAGCATGGGAATCACTGTAGTGTAGAACACAGAGGCTATGTTCTCCTGGGCCAGGGAACTGGCCGTGGAGGGTTTCAGGTACATGAACGCAGTAGACCCGTAGAACATCCCCACAGCAGCAAGGTGGGAGCTGCAGGTGCTGAAGGCTTTGGACCTGCCCTCTGTGGTGCTGATGCGGAGGATGCTGGAGAGGATGAAGGCATAGGAAACAAGGACTGTTAAACTGGTGAGTATGATGTTAAATCCGGCCAAAAAGAAGACTGTCATCTCAATATCGTAGGTGCTAGAGCAGGAGAGCTTCATGAGAGGGAGGATGTCACAGAAGTAATGGCTGATGAGGAGCTCACAATAGGACAGTTTTAACATGAGGCCAGTCTCTATTGTTGAGCCAATGAGCCCCATGGCATAGACCACAGCCACCAGCAGGGAGCAGACTTGATGACTCATGATGACATTGTAGAGCAAAGGGCTGCAGATGGcgacatagcggtcataggccatcactgTCAGCATGTAACACTCAGCAATGACAAACAGTAGGAAGAAGTAGAGCTGTGACATGCACCCTGAATAGGAGATGATGTTCTTCTCTGACACAAAGTTCACCAACATTTTAGGGGTAATGGCAGAGGAGTAGCAGAGATCCACAAGTGACAGGTTGCTGAGGAAGTAGTACATGGGGGTGTGAAGCTGAGCATTCAGACAAATCAGTGTGAACATGCCCAGGTTCCCCATCACGGTGACCAAGTAGATcccaaggaagaggaggagaagtggGAGCTGGAGATCTGGCTGACTTGTCAAGCCCCTGAGAATGAACTCGGTCACTGTTGAGTGATTTTCTGCAGCCATTCTTCTGTGTTTGGGAGCCCTGTGAGGATAGGAGAGAAGTCCATGAAAGGCTGCATCTTGGACTTTTGGGTGAAGCTAGTTTTGAGCATTTGGGGTCAGTTGGGGGATCCTGGGCTGTTTCTTGATGAGTCCTCCCTCATCTTGCTGTTTGCTGGGAGAAAGATCAGCCTTTTGGGTGTTTCGAAGATCATgaggatgaaaggaaaaaggGGCCACGATCTAGGACTTTTACCACTTTCATGTTTCTGAAATATCCTTTAGTGATGCTTCTTAAAGTGTATTCCCTGGACCGGCAGCATTAGCATCCTGTTAGAGATGCAAACTCTCAGGCCTCACTGGGACTGACCAAATCAGAAGGCCTGGGGATGTGGTCAGCAATCTGGGTTTAACCCTTTTTCCACATGATGCCGAGGCACGCTCAGGTTTGAGAGCCTCCATCCTATAGGTAACAAGCagcatatttcatattttgtactTGGAGATGCATtttgcttcaaaaataaaatttccctgtCATCTGTGCAATTCCCAAATAGTCTCTGAATGTAAATGCAAAAATACCCATCTCAAACTGACACAGTGTCAGGGTAGTACAGTAGTTACGACTATATCACCAAATGACAAGTCAGTTTCTGTATCTGAAAGATGAAGATGAGAACAAAAGGCCCCAGTAATTAGACAGTAAAGGCTGATAGGCGAGATGGGTGCCCTCATGTCAAgggagaaaaactaaaaatttaatcAGGCGAATGACCACGGGGAACAAAACCAGTCGGCACAGCCTGAGATGACAAGCTTGCACAAAATTCAGcaacagttttgaaaaaaactATGCACAACACATCCTGTCATGCTCTCCAGCAGGAGCCACACCCTCAAACTGCTATCAGAAATAGGGAGCTGTGTATCCTGCTTGTCCCCCCACTCCGGAAACTTGCAGCTTGGGACCTGGGTCTGACCCATGTCCATAAAGGGCACAGAGCTTGCCCTAGGTTTTTGCCTATTTAAACCTCCAGCCCGATCCTTTCCTGACAGAGTTACTTCAATTTGTAGCCCAAGTCTGTGTCTCCCCTGGTTTTTGCAAACTGCTGGGCGACGTAGTTTTTCCTTGCCTCTGATGGAGTCCTTGCGTCCCAAGATGTTTTTTATGGACGAAGAAATCAGTTTTATCAATTTCAAAGGTAGTTGTAAAAATGACATAGGATAATgcacatttagaaatattttttcaaagcatTCAGTTCCCATAAAAGTGTCGTTAGGTGTCTGGAATTTGGCTTTACTTTTTCACTGGACTTGAGGCTctaagacagtggttctcaacactGACTGTACACTGTAATCACCTGGAATGTTTGGAAGTCTCCATGCCTACGCTCCACCCACAGAGATTCAGATTTAATAGACCCGTGGGGCAGTGTGGACACTGGCACATAATATAGTACAGGGTAAGTGCCCAAAGGCCATTATTGTTACCATGATGATTTTCAGATTGTAATATGAAACCAGGCCCCATGATCTCCCTAATGACAAGGCACTCAAATTGTCAACATGTCCCTAAGAAGCATGGATCATCCTTGCTGGGCATGATACTTATAGATGGCCCATCTCTAAGATATatctcttaggaaaaaaaacttaagttcttcctctttttattgtGTCCTCTTATAATTACTAACTTTTGTATAATGCCCTTTAAAGGTCAATCTCTAACTTCTAAAATTTTGGGTATGAGGAGAAATGTGTTCTGAGTAggattcttatttctgttttcctttttttttttttttttaagatttatttatttatttgagagagggagagagagcgagcgaacaagcagggggagcgagtggcgggcagagggagagagaaaagcaggctccccactgagcaaggaacctgatgtggggctagatcccaggattctgggatcataacctgagcccaagggagatgcttaaccaactgagccacccaggtgccccttatttccattttcctcttgaGAATACAGAAGGGCCAGACCTTCAGTGACTTGCTTGGAACATACTAACAATCAGTGACTTAGAACTCAAATTCTGTTCTTGCCTGATCATGAGCTTGTTTGTAGCCCAAGTGTGCAGCCTTGTATGTCCACACTCTACAGCTCTAAGCAACGTGGAGGTTGAAAATGCTTTACACTTGATGTCTTAGCTTGTGCATAGCATATGAGAAAGAggaatgttacattatttttttcattctccaaTAAATTGGAGCTCTAAACATTACCCTAAATTGTATAGTTAATAGAGGCAGAACTGGGCTATAACCCAGGACTTCTGACTactatctgttttgtttccattaAACTGTAttgttggggctcctgggtggctcagtggttgagcctctgccttcggcccagggcatgatcctggggtcctgggatcgagttctgcatggagctccctgcagggagcctgcttctccctctgcctgtgtttctgcttctctctctgtgtctgtcatgaataaataattaaaaaaactgtATTGTTTTGGTGTAGCTTATCTTTGGGTagcattttattactatttaataaACTTAACTTATTGAAATTTTGGAGATTATTTCATTGCTAATTTCaggtgcatttaaaaaattacaaaggcaATATATATGCactgtagaaaattaaaaatataaataagcatgggcacttaggtggctcagtcagttaagtgtccgcctcttgatttcagctcaggtcatgatctccaggttgtgagatggagccccgtgtcagggtcaggctctgcgctgggcatagagcctgcctgggattctctctctccttttgcccctccctcccactctccgtctctctatctcaaataaataactcttaaagaaaaagaactacaaataaacaaaagtaaaaccaCACCATTTCCCTGCTACTTGGAGACTAATATTGGCAGTGGCTagctttctaaattttatatatatgtatatataatttatatatataatatataatttaataatatataatttttgaaaattatatattattaattaattaattaaattatatataacacaaaattttttataacaaaattatatatagatataatttatttatataaaattaaataatatatatttatattatatatatttttatttatataaaattaaataaaaatatatttatatataaaataaaaattatatataaattataatttatttatataaaattatataaaataaaattttataacacaaaaatttttttttcaaaaaaattttttacaaaacatttgtaacctgattttttaaagtactttataatatattgtctcatttgattcctataataataataattctggcACTAaccctatttcttttcttagataTAAGAGTCTTTAAATCCTTAAGATGTGGTGTGAAGTCAAGAAAATCTGCAGTACATTGTAAACTTCATATGTTATTGGTGGTACGACACTTCACAATAACTAGTTTCAGAAGTAGCTaagtttttttcccatttactaTAAAGAGAAAACGAATGTCTTCTAGATaacaatagattaaaaataaatcttacataTCTCTTTGTACCCAATTTTTCACCTCTTAAAACAATAAGAAACATAGAAAATCACCTTGAATATATCATTACCAGAAATCAAAGTGCTTTACAAAGCAgtgcagaggggcacctggttgacttagttggttaaacatttgcctttgcctcaggtcatgatcctggggtcctaggatggagccccatgttgggctctctgcccctcccccttactcatgctctctcttgctctcgaaataaataaataaaatctttaaaaaacaaaaacgaaacaaaGCAGTGCAAACACCAGTGTGGTGCAGATGGTGAAAATCCTAGACAACACAGAGTTAATTTTTTACTCCCATAAtcatttaatgatataaaataagcaaacatgGTCCATATATTTGATATCAGTTACTACAATGATTACCTCTAGCGTTACCAGACCATCAGAGGCTTGGGATTGCTGCCGACGAGAACACagcacacaaagaaaaaatgctTAGCGATGAAGGTAGACAAGTGGTTAGAAATAAAGCCTGCATTAGAACTAGGAGTTcatagaagaaatatttctctCAATTGCTTTAAGTATGAAATTAAATACCTGCGGTGAGAAAAAACCAAAATGGTCCCTTAGAAATTTTAGGGGATGCCTTGGTTTCAGTAGTCAGGAAATAAACATCAAGAAAGGAGAGAACCATAGAGATTCATATCTAGTCCTAAATGTATTCTGAGGGGCCAGCACGGTTATGGGGTCACCGAGACTGGGAGACTGGGGGTCTGTTTATATAACACATGGGCAGAACCTCCTGGGATGCAGTCATTTCGGAGCCTGGAGTCCTTGTTGGAGGAGCAATTAGCGTCTTGGTTTACGCCTGTGCTGGGAAGCATGTTTGTCTCCCAGGtgtgttaattttccttttatttggagTCATCTTCAGGTTGGGAAACTTAGAGTCTAATGCCAATATTCAAATATCTTATAGCCAACAACCCCACCATCCTCACtagcaccaccaccactaccacttgtcattaccatcatcattgGTTACTACCATTTTGGTTACTACTCAACATTGTTCTTCAGTAGGCATATAGactgaaaatgtttatttgaaatgtttctaaagcaaattaaaatattttactaaaaccAAGCAGAAGTTCAGTAAAGAGATGTTAACTTTATAAGCAACACTGAGCTTGTCACCCTGTTGCTGTGCTTGTCGATGGCCACTGTAGAAGGGCGGGAGGCTGAGGGACATAAGAGGTAGAGTTCTAAGAACTCCTCATGCATAAAGGGAATATGTTCATAAGAAAATTTAGTTTTAGAGATTATATTCAGCAATATCTTACCCATGAAAATGTTgcaaatgaagatttttaaactttttatattgaGATAGTCACAGAGTCATATGCAGTTGAAAGAAATAATGTAGAGAGATCCTGTGTACTCTTCATGCGGTTTTCCCCAAtggtaacatttttcaaaattatagtgCGACACCACAATACTGCATATGCATTCTGCCATGCACAATTCATGGATTTCATTCAGATTTCCATTTTACTtgtactcatttgtgtgtgtgtgt
This window of the Canis lupus dingo isolate Sandy chromosome 5, ASM325472v2, whole genome shotgun sequence genome carries:
- the LOC112671136 gene encoding olfactory receptor 8A1 — its product is MAAENHSTVTEFILRGLTSQPDLQLPLLLLFLGIYLVTVMGNLGMFTLICLNAQLHTPMYYFLSNLSLVDLCYSSAITPKMLVNFVSEKNIISYSGCMSQLYFFLLFVIAECYMLTVMAYDRYVAICSPLLYNVIMSHQVCSLLVAVVYAMGLIGSTIETGLMLKLSYCELLISHYFCDILPLMKLSCSSTYDIEMTVFFLAGFNIILTSLTVLVSYAFILSSILRISTTEGRSKAFSTCSSHLAAVGMFYGSTAFMYLKPSTASSLAQENIASVFYTTVIPMLNPLIYSLRNKEVKAALQKTLRRKMF